Proteins encoded by one window of Massilia sp. NR 4-1:
- a CDS encoding GspE/PulE family protein, whose protein sequence is MAEQAKLPLGKLLIQKGVISEDQLRIALIEQKRSNEPLGKLLITLGFVTEATVREALSENLKTPAADLNSLVVDAIALQLIPKDVAKRYRVFPIVYERHSDNLILAMSDTSNIVALDQISAMLVKGITITPLLVNESDIARAIDQYYGFELSIDGILHEIETGEVNYQSMSSTSDEYSQPMVRLIDALLADAVQNGASDIHFEPEQSFLRIRYRIDGILRQIRSLHKSYWPAMVVRLKVMSNMNIAETRAPQDGRISIKFSGRQIDFRSSAQPTTHGENFVLRVLDRQKGIVPLDGLGLAEAELQLLKLMIARPDGLILVTGPTGSGKTTTLYSILNHINTESVNIMTLEDPVEYPMSMIRQTSVNESAKLGFADGIRSMMRQDPDVILVGEIRDKETADMAFAAAMTGHQVYSTLHTNSAVGSVSRLLDIGVLPDIMAGNIIGVIAQRLVRKLCLHCREPLQADDIERRLLGLDEEQPPATIYRAVGCERCAHQGYKGRLAIMELLKMNGELDELVARRASNRELRAAASAAGFRTLVDDGMRRVLEGVTTLEEVSRVVDLTDRLS, encoded by the coding sequence ATGGCAGAACAAGCAAAACTCCCGCTGGGCAAGCTGCTGATCCAGAAAGGCGTGATCAGCGAAGACCAGTTGCGCATCGCGCTGATCGAGCAGAAACGCAGCAATGAGCCGCTGGGCAAGCTGCTCATCACGCTCGGTTTCGTGACCGAGGCCACGGTGCGCGAAGCGCTCAGCGAAAACCTGAAAACCCCGGCCGCCGACCTGAACAGCCTGGTGGTCGACGCCATCGCGCTCCAGCTGATTCCCAAGGACGTGGCAAAGCGCTACCGCGTCTTCCCCATCGTCTACGAGCGCCACAGCGACAACCTGATCCTGGCCATGTCGGACACCAGCAATATCGTGGCGCTGGACCAGATCAGCGCCATGCTGGTCAAGGGCATCACGATCACGCCGCTGCTGGTGAACGAATCGGACATCGCGCGCGCCATCGACCAGTACTACGGCTTCGAGCTGTCGATCGACGGCATCCTGCACGAGATCGAAACGGGCGAGGTCAATTACCAGAGTATGAGCTCCACCTCGGACGAGTACAGCCAGCCCATGGTGCGCCTGATCGACGCCCTGCTGGCCGACGCGGTGCAGAACGGCGCGTCCGACATCCACTTCGAGCCGGAACAGAGCTTCCTGCGCATCCGCTACCGCATCGATGGCATCCTGCGCCAGATCCGCAGCCTGCACAAATCCTACTGGCCGGCCATGGTGGTGCGCCTGAAGGTGATGAGCAATATGAATATCGCCGAGACGCGCGCGCCGCAGGACGGCCGCATCAGCATCAAATTCTCCGGCCGCCAGATCGACTTCCGCTCCAGCGCCCAGCCCACCACGCACGGCGAGAATTTCGTGCTGCGCGTGCTGGACCGGCAGAAAGGCATTGTGCCGCTGGACGGCCTGGGCCTGGCCGAGGCCGAACTGCAGTTGCTGAAACTGATGATCGCCCGTCCCGATGGCCTGATCCTGGTCACCGGTCCCACCGGCAGCGGCAAGACCACCACCCTGTATTCGATCCTGAACCATATCAATACCGAAAGCGTCAACATCATGACGCTGGAAGATCCGGTCGAATACCCGATGTCGATGATCCGCCAGACCTCGGTCAACGAATCGGCCAAGCTGGGCTTCGCCGACGGCATCCGCTCCATGATGCGGCAAGACCCGGACGTGATCCTGGTAGGCGAAATCCGCGACAAGGAAACGGCCGATATGGCTTTTGCCGCCGCCATGACCGGCCACCAGGTGTATTCCACCCTGCACACCAATTCGGCCGTCGGCTCCGTGTCGCGCCTGCTCGATATCGGCGTGCTGCCCGACATCATGGCCGGCAATATCATCGGCGTGATCGCACAGCGCCTGGTGCGCAAGCTGTGCCTGCACTGCCGCGAACCGCTGCAGGCCGACGACATCGAGCGCCGCCTGCTGGGACTGGACGAGGAGCAGCCGCCCGCCACCATTTACCGCGCCGTGGGCTGCGAACGCTGCGCGCACCAGGGCTACAAGGGCCGCCTGGCCATCATGGAACTGCTGAAGATGAACGGCGAACTCGACGAGCTGGTGGCGCGCCGCGCCAGCAACCGCGAACTGCGCGCCGCCGCCAGCGCGGCCGGTTTCCGCACCCTGGTCGACGACGGCATGCGCCGCGTGCTGGAAGGCGTGACCACGCTGGAAGAAGTTTCGCGCGTGGTCGATCTGACGGACAGGTTGAGCTGA
- a CDS encoding tetratricopeptide repeat protein, with product MQALKKAERAKQSNLPDEELERPSEAFDDILALEPQSPSAPSAGGLELSLEPLDAPAYTAHGGTTEDTAAAASSPAAGPAGGIEPSLAPLDFSPAGSGAIPLVPATEAIHDPVPPQARQEAARPRPAPVQRGVHTQAADASRIEGNAAFGAGASPAAATQSTPAHRGDAAAADGHAGAAGTGATTGATRAAGAARAVEGAAQGGPRTAAAPRTQAGQQSAYAASGRAGAQQAGRQRGQDKAAGRIDPAHLRLGILGGILALILIVFGLMYWRALTARPGAALPMVAMPGQGGVPQTAVVVPAPPVGDAGAASPGADSSTPAGASAQPGAPAGTAAQPAPVEQKMSQEEAQAAIRAATEREAAELAARLARERAEARRQAQGLPPTPASGNPSQPTAAAAATGQSGASALTPMGDSGELRIVRNSAAQQVPPAIQAAYQSFQAGDMAGAGQQYAQALQQDPNNRDALLGSAAVALREQRPAQASAAYLRLLELDPNDGEALASLSSLRGGDAGQTESRLKTILQRAPDSAPVHFALGNLYARQGRWPEAQQAFFRAYTGAPSNPDYAFNLAIGLDRLNQGKLAASYYERALALAQSTRASFDQAAVRRRMQELAATAR from the coding sequence ATGCAAGCATTGAAAAAGGCCGAACGCGCCAAACAGAGCAATCTGCCGGACGAAGAGCTGGAGCGCCCGTCCGAGGCCTTCGACGATATCCTGGCGCTGGAGCCGCAAAGCCCGTCCGCGCCAAGCGCCGGCGGGCTGGAGCTGTCACTGGAACCGCTCGATGCACCGGCCTACACGGCACACGGCGGCACCACCGAGGACACGGCGGCAGCCGCATCCAGCCCTGCAGCGGGCCCTGCGGGCGGCATTGAACCCAGTTTGGCGCCGCTCGACTTCTCCCCTGCCGGTTCCGGCGCAATCCCGCTGGTGCCGGCCACGGAAGCCATCCACGACCCGGTGCCGCCACAGGCGCGCCAGGAGGCGGCACGGCCCCGTCCCGCGCCGGTTCAGCGCGGCGTTCACACACAGGCTGCCGATGCCAGCCGCATTGAGGGCAACGCTGCCTTCGGCGCTGGCGCCAGCCCGGCGGCGGCCACCCAGTCCACGCCGGCGCACAGAGGCGACGCGGCCGCAGCTGACGGCCATGCCGGTGCTGCAGGTACCGGTGCCACTACCGGTGCCACTCGTGCCGCTGGTGCTGCGCGCGCGGTAGAAGGCGCAGCGCAAGGCGGTCCGCGCACCGCAGCCGCGCCGCGCACGCAGGCGGGCCAGCAATCCGCTTATGCGGCATCCGGCCGCGCTGGCGCGCAGCAAGCGGGGCGCCAGCGCGGCCAGGACAAGGCGGCGGGACGCATCGATCCGGCCCATCTGCGACTGGGCATCCTGGGCGGCATTCTGGCCCTGATCCTGATCGTCTTCGGCCTGATGTACTGGCGCGCCCTGACCGCGCGCCCCGGCGCGGCGCTGCCCATGGTGGCGATGCCGGGTCAAGGCGGGGTGCCGCAGACGGCTGTCGTCGTGCCCGCGCCGCCCGTTGGCGATGCCGGCGCCGCCTCGCCCGGAGCCGACAGCAGCACACCGGCAGGCGCCTCGGCCCAGCCAGGCGCGCCAGCCGGCACCGCCGCGCAACCGGCGCCGGTGGAGCAAAAAATGTCGCAAGAAGAAGCGCAGGCCGCGATCCGCGCCGCCACCGAGCGCGAAGCTGCCGAGCTGGCTGCCCGCCTGGCGCGCGAGCGCGCGGAAGCACGCCGGCAGGCGCAGGGGCTGCCGCCCACACCCGCCAGCGGCAATCCATCCCAGCCCACTGCTGCCGCTGCGGCCACCGGCCAAAGCGGCGCCAGCGCATTGACGCCGATGGGCGACAGCGGCGAGCTGCGCATCGTGCGCAATAGCGCGGCCCAGCAAGTGCCGCCCGCCATCCAGGCGGCTTACCAAAGCTTCCAGGCGGGCGATATGGCGGGCGCGGGCCAGCAGTATGCCCAGGCGCTGCAGCAAGACCCGAACAACCGCGACGCCCTGCTCGGCAGCGCCGCCGTGGCCCTGCGCGAGCAGCGTCCGGCCCAGGCCAGCGCCGCCTATCTGCGCCTGCTGGAACTCGATCCCAACGACGGCGAAGCCTTGGCCAGCCTGAGCAGCCTGCGCGGCGGCGATGCGGGACAGACCGAGAGCCGTTTGAAAACCATCCTGCAGCGCGCGCCGGATTCGGCGCCGGTACACTTCGCGCTCGGCAATCTGTATGCGCGCCAGGGCCGCTGGCCGGAGGCGCAGCAAGCCTTCTTCCGCGCGTACACCGGGGCGCCGTCCAATCCCGATTACGCCTTCAACCTGGCAATCGGGCTGGACCGCCTGAACCAGGGCAAGCTGGCTGCCAGCTATTACGAACGCGCCCTGGCGCTGGCCCAGTCCACGCGCGCCAGCTTCGACCAGGCGGCCGTGCGCCGCCGCATGCAGGAACTGGCCGCCACCGCGCGCTGA
- the mshL gene encoding pilus (MSHA type) biogenesis protein MshL yields the protein MKKLAAPLLSTACALLAGCAAPQLPVSTSHVTESPRPAGAIPDPVQQSPALPPPRPGPRVETYSVTVHKVPVQSVLFALARDAGLNVDIHPSIDGMVTLNALDQTLPQLLARIARQVDMRYEIEGNNLIVLPDQPYWRNYKVDYVNMARSTQSSVSIATQISTTGGSSATQTVNPATGQTSTTTQAVGGGTNNSTTSVANRSDNNFWYSLEKNIRDMLRPTNLNDPLTDPLAQLREQTAGQQGQANPYGQAGQAGGVAGQPGVNPGGYAGSAGYPGAAQPYGVPQPGYPAAGEQGYGVAAGATGAQGAGGRNAPRNNNTVVVNQEGGLIAVRATSRQHDKIQEFLDTVLATAKRQVLIEATVIEVKLGDQYQQGINWSRVSSNGESTLIQGGVAAGANPLPNTTAPGFMLFKYNNPTTRLGNITAAVQLLESFGKVKVLSSPKISVMNNQTALLKVVDNNIFFTLKVTPAVMTSSGTIATPATYESKVETVPVGFVMSVTPQISESDEVTLNVRPTITRVVGFVQDPNPELAKQNVISKVPVIQARELESVMKVSSGQVAVMGGLMQDSVDNTKDGLPGVSSVPLLGNLFSYRNETASKTELVIFMRPIVVKDASLNGDYKDYRYLLPDQVPLNAQPYPQSVPPQVRNPAFGSGEQ from the coding sequence ATGAAAAAACTCGCGGCTCCCCTGCTTTCCACCGCCTGCGCCTTGCTGGCCGGCTGCGCCGCGCCGCAATTGCCGGTCTCGACCTCGCATGTGACGGAAAGCCCGCGCCCGGCCGGCGCCATTCCCGACCCGGTGCAGCAAAGCCCGGCCCTGCCGCCGCCGCGCCCCGGCCCGCGCGTGGAAACCTATAGCGTCACGGTGCACAAGGTGCCGGTGCAATCGGTGCTGTTCGCGCTGGCGCGCGATGCCGGCTTGAACGTAGACATCCACCCATCGATCGACGGCATGGTCACGCTGAATGCGCTGGACCAGACCCTGCCCCAGCTGCTGGCGCGCATTGCGCGCCAGGTCGACATGCGCTATGAGATCGAGGGCAATAACCTGATCGTGCTGCCGGACCAGCCGTATTGGCGTAATTACAAGGTCGATTATGTGAACATGGCGCGCTCGACGCAAAGCAGCGTCAGCATCGCCACCCAGATTTCGACCACGGGCGGCTCGTCGGCCACGCAGACTGTCAACCCGGCCACCGGACAGACCTCCACCACCACGCAGGCAGTGGGCGGCGGCACCAATAACTCCACCACGTCGGTCGCCAACCGTTCGGATAATAATTTCTGGTACAGCCTGGAGAAAAATATCCGCGACATGCTGCGCCCGACCAATCTGAACGATCCGCTCACCGATCCCCTGGCCCAGCTGCGCGAGCAGACAGCCGGCCAGCAAGGCCAGGCCAATCCCTACGGCCAAGCCGGCCAGGCGGGCGGCGTGGCGGGGCAGCCGGGCGTGAATCCGGGCGGCTATGCGGGCAGCGCGGGCTATCCCGGCGCGGCCCAGCCTTACGGCGTGCCTCAGCCAGGCTATCCGGCGGCGGGCGAGCAAGGTTATGGCGTGGCGGCGGGCGCCACCGGCGCCCAGGGCGCGGGCGGACGCAACGCGCCGCGCAACAACAATACCGTGGTCGTCAACCAGGAAGGGGGCCTGATCGCGGTACGCGCCACCAGCCGCCAGCACGACAAGATCCAGGAATTCCTCGACACCGTGCTGGCCACGGCCAAGCGCCAGGTGCTGATCGAGGCCACCGTGATCGAGGTCAAGCTGGGCGACCAGTACCAGCAAGGCATCAACTGGTCGCGCGTCAGCAGCAATGGCGAATCGACGCTGATACAGGGCGGCGTGGCGGCAGGGGCCAACCCGCTGCCGAACACCACCGCGCCGGGTTTCATGCTGTTCAAGTACAACAATCCCACCACGCGTCTTGGCAATATCACGGCCGCCGTGCAGTTGCTGGAATCCTTCGGCAAGGTCAAGGTGCTGTCCAGCCCCAAGATCAGCGTGATGAACAACCAGACCGCGTTGCTCAAGGTGGTGGACAACAATATCTTCTTCACGCTCAAGGTCACGCCCGCCGTGATGACGTCCAGCGGCACCATCGCCACGCCCGCCACCTACGAGTCCAAGGTGGAAACCGTGCCGGTCGGCTTCGTGATGAGCGTGACGCCGCAGATTTCCGAGAGCGACGAAGTGACGCTGAACGTGCGCCCCACCATCACGCGCGTGGTCGGCTTTGTGCAGGACCCGAACCCGGAACTGGCCAAGCAGAACGTCATCAGCAAAGTGCCCGTGATCCAGGCGCGCGAGCTGGAATCGGTCATGAAAGTGAGCAGCGGCCAGGTGGCGGTGATGGGCGGCTTGATGCAGGACTCGGTGGACAACACCAAGGACGGCCTGCCCGGCGTGAGCAGCGTGCCGCTGCTGGGCAATCTCTTCTCCTACCGGAACGAGACGGCCAGCAAGACCGAGCTGGTGATCTTCATGCGCCCCATCGTGGTCAAGGACGCCAGCTTGAATGGCGATTACAAGGATTACCGCTACCTGCTGCCGGACCAGGTGCCGCTGAACGCCCAGCCCTATCCGCAATCGGTCCCGCCCCAGGTGCGCAACCCCGCTTTCGGATCGGGTGAACAATGA
- a CDS encoding type II secretion system F family protein, translating into MPQFIYRAMDAAGQVVPGNMDALNVPDLELRLGRMQLDLIDCRESRQKVVAVGRKPVRRSDLINFCFHMEQMANAGVPILEGLADLRDSMDHARFREIITDLIESIEGGLQLSDALAAYPEVFDLTFTSLVRAGEASGKVNEVFRNLADSLRWQDELAAQTKKMATYPAVVAAVVIAVTFFLMIYLVPQLTSFIKNQGGELPLHTRVLIAVSNVFIAYWYLLLAAPLLAWFGLRYWLRRSEAARHAADAFKLRVWLIGPVLHKIILARFATFFALMYASGITILECIRLSEGIAGNRVVAAALRRAGQQISDGQSVTQAFQSTGIFPPLVVRMLKVGEATGALDGALRNVSYFYNREVKEQIEKVQAMIEPAMTVILGLLLGWIMLSVLGPIYDTISNIRI; encoded by the coding sequence ATGCCGCAATTTATCTACCGCGCCATGGATGCCGCCGGCCAGGTCGTGCCGGGCAATATGGACGCGCTCAACGTGCCGGACCTGGAACTGCGCCTGGGCCGCATGCAGCTGGACCTGATCGATTGCCGCGAAAGCCGGCAAAAGGTGGTGGCCGTGGGCCGCAAGCCGGTGCGGCGCAGCGATTTGATCAACTTCTGCTTCCATATGGAGCAGATGGCGAATGCCGGCGTGCCGATCCTGGAAGGCCTGGCCGATCTGCGCGACAGCATGGACCACGCGCGCTTCCGCGAGATCATCACCGACCTGATCGAAAGCATCGAGGGCGGTCTGCAGCTGTCCGATGCGCTGGCCGCCTATCCGGAAGTGTTCGACCTTACCTTCACCAGCCTGGTACGCGCCGGCGAAGCGAGCGGCAAGGTCAATGAAGTATTCCGCAACCTGGCCGACAGCCTGCGCTGGCAGGACGAGCTGGCGGCGCAGACCAAGAAGATGGCAACCTATCCCGCCGTGGTGGCGGCCGTGGTCATCGCCGTGACCTTCTTCCTGATGATCTACCTGGTGCCGCAGCTGACGTCCTTCATCAAGAACCAGGGCGGCGAGCTGCCGCTGCATACGCGGGTGCTGATCGCGGTCTCGAATGTCTTCATCGCCTACTGGTATCTGCTGCTGGCCGCGCCGCTGCTGGCCTGGTTCGGCCTGCGCTACTGGCTGCGCCGCAGCGAGGCCGCGCGCCATGCGGCCGACGCCTTCAAGCTGCGCGTCTGGCTGATTGGGCCGGTGCTGCACAAGATCATCCTGGCGCGCTTCGCCACCTTCTTCGCGCTGATGTATGCCTCCGGCATCACCATCCTGGAATGCATCCGCCTGTCCGAAGGCATTGCCGGCAACCGCGTGGTGGCGGCCGCCCTGCGCCGCGCGGGCCAGCAGATCTCCGATGGCCAGAGCGTGACGCAAGCCTTCCAGAGCACCGGCATCTTCCCGCCGCTGGTGGTGCGCATGCTCAAGGTGGGCGAGGCCACGGGCGCGCTGGACGGGGCGCTGCGCAATGTCAGCTACTTCTATAACCGCGAAGTGAAGGAGCAGATCGAGAAGGTGCAGGCCATGATCGAGCCGGCCATGACGGTGATCCTGGGCCTGCTGCTGGGCTGGATCATGCTGTCCGTGCTCGGGCCGATTTACGACACGATCAGCAATATCAGGATCTGA